The following proteins are co-located in the Candidatus Methanoperedens sp. genome:
- a CDS encoding ArgE/DapE family deacylase, which produces MQMATLPDDLESRTEETIKTLDELVHFKTHVPPGENYEKAMDYAAQKLKELDFEVEKILMSRELFEKKNPRLTHLTGDRVNLCAIKNVDAKKTLLINTHLDVVPVSENWTVPPFECTVKEGRIFGRGVADSKSGPAALFTVLRAMEELDILPEYNLNITLTTDEEMGPYSGLCYLADLGKLKADYFLSMDGDSDDITIASNGNVDWQIDVFGKSYHSGSSFMGVNAIEKSIPVMNELMILKEKVEKRRSKVPGSLAISEKAGIKTLMPVLNINLMNAGVKQNIVPDKCTMKGDRRFIPEENFDDVCKEFDSAISNVLLKHPEIGLKYSCDEIYAPMLTDMNHPWVKKVQDIASVTAGRQVSLAGAQGSLDVAYAVKVTGLPACCFGIGRRTESNAHADDENIRVDDLVMYTKFLGKLICGDQ; this is translated from the coding sequence ATGCAAATGGCGACATTACCTGACGATCTTGAATCCAGAACAGAGGAGACAATAAAAACACTCGATGAACTTGTGCACTTTAAGACCCATGTTCCGCCCGGTGAAAACTACGAAAAGGCCATGGATTATGCAGCACAGAAACTAAAGGAACTTGATTTTGAGGTTGAGAAGATACTTATGTCGCGCGAGTTATTCGAGAAGAAGAATCCAAGGCTTACTCACCTTACAGGGGACAGGGTCAACCTTTGCGCAATAAAGAATGTGGATGCAAAAAAGACCCTGCTGATAAATACTCATCTTGATGTAGTCCCGGTAAGTGAGAACTGGACCGTACCACCGTTTGAATGCACAGTAAAGGAGGGGCGTATCTTCGGACGCGGCGTGGCAGATTCAAAAAGTGGGCCTGCGGCTCTTTTTACGGTACTTCGCGCAATGGAAGAACTTGATATTTTGCCAGAATATAATCTTAATATCACCCTGACAACGGATGAAGAGATGGGGCCGTATTCCGGCCTGTGCTATCTTGCCGACCTTGGAAAGCTCAAAGCGGATTATTTCCTGAGTATGGATGGGGATAGCGATGATATTACAATAGCGTCCAACGGGAACGTGGACTGGCAGATAGATGTTTTCGGGAAATCATACCACAGCGGCAGCAGTTTCATGGGGGTTAACGCGATAGAAAAATCAATACCTGTAATGAATGAACTAATGATCCTGAAAGAGAAAGTGGAAAAGCGGCGCTCAAAAGTCCCGGGAAGTTTAGCGATATCAGAAAAAGCAGGGATAAAAACTCTCATGCCTGTCCTGAATATAAACTTGATGAATGCGGGGGTGAAGCAGAATATTGTTCCTGATAAGTGTACTATGAAGGGTGACAGGCGCTTTATTCCTGAAGAAAATTTTGATGATGTATGCAAAGAATTCGATAGTGCCATATCAAATGTTTTGCTGAAACATCCTGAAATAGGCCTCAAATACAGCTGCGATGAGATATATGCGCCCATGCTCACTGATATGAACCATCCATGGGTAAAGAAAGTCCAGGATATTGCTAGTGTTACCGCAGGACGGCAGGTTAGTCTTGCAGGGGCGCAGGGAAGTCTTGATGTCGCATATGCTGTCAAAGTCACAGGATTGCCTGCATGCTGTTTCGGGATCGGGAGAAGGACAGAAAGCAA